CCTTCTTGCCCGAGATGAGACGGACGATGTCCTCGTCGAGGCCAGGGGGCACCGTATCGGACTCGATCTCGGTGGTGAAGCCGTACTTGTACTCGCTCTCGGTCACCCTGCGAATTGCTTCGGTGGACATTCGCTCCTCGCCTTTCCTTGCTTCGGCTAGCGCTCGACACCCGGGGTGACCAGGTTCACGTATCCCGGGCTTCGAGCCGACGCCGGCAGGTCTGGGCCCACCAGCTTGGCGAGCGCCTCGAATTTCGCTCGCATCCAGTCGCCCATGGTGCTCTCGCTCGTGGACACCAAGTCCTCGAGTGTGGTCCGGGACAGCATGTAGTCGATCATCAGCTGTAACCCCGACCACAACGAGCGGATAGAGCAGGTCGGCGAGTGGACGCAGAAGCTGAGCTCGCCGCTGAAGCGATCACACGTCTCCGCCGGCCGGTACAGCTTGCCGCCGAGCGCCGCGAGCGCTTCGGAAACGCAGACTTCCGCCGGCGGTCGCGCCAACCGGTAGCCGCCATTCCGGCCGCGAACGCTCTCCACCAATCCTGCCCGCGTCAACACGCCCATCAGCTTGCCGACGTACTCCGTCGACAGCCCCTCTCGTTCGGCGATCTGGGCGATGGTGGAGGACGGCCGGCCGAGGCCGCCCCCGAGAGCCGCGAGTTTCTCTTGCCGCGCTAGGCTCAGGATGCACCGGAGCCCGTATTCTTCCTGGGACGTGAGCTTCATCGCCCCCCGACCTCTCGCATTGAATGCCTACTTATTAGTACTCTTTTACGGCCCAAAAGTCTACCCTCCTATCCATATT
This Candidatus Krumholzibacteriia bacterium DNA region includes the following protein-coding sequences:
- a CDS encoding Rrf2 family transcriptional regulator, coding for MKLTSQEEYGLRCILSLARQEKLAALGGGLGRPSSTIAQIAEREGLSTEYVGKLMGVLTRAGLVESVRGRNGGYRLARPPAEVCVSEALAALGGKLYRPAETCDRFSGELSFCVHSPTCSIRSLWSGLQLMIDYMLSRTTLEDLVSTSESTMGDWMRAKFEALAKLVGPDLPASARSPGYVNLVTPGVER